A region from the Sandaracinus amylolyticus genome encodes:
- a CDS encoding BolA family protein, giving the protein MVEPETLEQRIRSAMPDVELVRIEDLTGTKDHYQAVVVSPSFAGMTRVEQHQSVYRALGELMAGPVHALALQTYTPEAWKKKNG; this is encoded by the coding sequence ATGGTCGAGCCCGAGACCCTCGAGCAGCGGATCCGATCGGCGATGCCCGACGTCGAGCTCGTGCGCATCGAGGACCTCACGGGCACCAAGGACCACTACCAGGCCGTCGTCGTCTCGCCGTCGTTCGCGGGGATGACGCGCGTCGAGCAGCACCAGTCGGTCTATCGCGCGCTGGGTGAGCTCATGGCGGGCCCGGTGCACGCGCTCGCGCTCCAGACGTACACGCCCGAGGCGTGGAAGAAGAAGAACGGCTGA
- a CDS encoding vWA domain-containing protein, giving the protein MRRGVWWGIAVVVATIAVGCGESHPPGDDGGADDFDAGEHDASTVPGQDAGTIPDDDAGAPGDDASPPDLDAGPPESCDSPGVVEDVPCGNCGTVSRFCTASRVWEYAECEGEGVCAPGTIDAVECGNCGTQTARCTTACVWERTGGCTAEGECAPGTRTRSSETCTAPQTREFLCNDACTFEPASECSADACPTPGMLQEVPCGMCGTRERFCTSARVWEYGPCGGEGVCMPGTTGPVACGNCGTRTARCNTSCEWDGSGTCTGEGVCAPGTVTRSGALCPPMQTQRVQCTDSCTYTPLDACRGTVPVDVMVLLDVTGSHATYVRDNVANFGTRLVAPLLAIDDVAVGVAWYADFPIDPFGVTGDRPFEGGVQPTRTRAEIDAAFAAAPQRNGNDLPESAVEALSILAGGTPPASAIPLACSTGRTAGGCWRSGVRRVIVVYTDASSHNGPSPTSTALHSPYTTIPTAATWPAVRSRLMTDGTLLLVLYRSNSDGDAPGQYDEMLRDLGQPASDRIAADTLTTALDAVVARVRSIAMP; this is encoded by the coding sequence ATGCGACGGGGCGTGTGGTGGGGGATCGCGGTGGTGGTCGCGACGATCGCGGTGGGGTGCGGCGAGTCGCACCCACCCGGCGACGACGGCGGGGCTGACGACTTCGACGCGGGCGAGCACGACGCCTCGACCGTCCCCGGGCAGGACGCCGGAACGATCCCCGACGACGACGCGGGCGCGCCGGGCGACGACGCATCGCCGCCCGACCTCGACGCGGGACCGCCCGAGAGCTGCGACTCGCCGGGCGTCGTGGAGGACGTGCCCTGCGGCAACTGCGGCACCGTCTCGCGCTTCTGCACCGCCTCGCGCGTCTGGGAGTACGCGGAGTGCGAGGGCGAGGGCGTCTGCGCGCCCGGCACCATCGACGCGGTCGAGTGCGGCAACTGCGGCACCCAGACGGCGCGCTGCACCACGGCGTGCGTCTGGGAGCGCACCGGTGGCTGCACCGCCGAGGGCGAGTGCGCGCCCGGCACGCGCACCCGCAGCAGCGAGACCTGCACCGCTCCGCAGACCCGCGAATTCCTGTGCAACGACGCGTGCACGTTCGAGCCCGCCAGCGAGTGCTCGGCCGACGCGTGCCCGACCCCCGGCATGCTCCAGGAGGTGCCCTGCGGCATGTGCGGCACCCGCGAGCGCTTCTGCACGTCGGCGCGCGTCTGGGAGTACGGCCCGTGCGGGGGCGAAGGCGTCTGCATGCCCGGCACCACCGGTCCCGTCGCGTGCGGCAACTGCGGCACGCGCACCGCGCGCTGCAACACGTCGTGCGAGTGGGACGGCAGCGGCACGTGCACCGGCGAGGGCGTCTGCGCGCCCGGCACCGTCACCCGGAGCGGCGCGCTCTGCCCGCCCATGCAGACGCAGCGCGTGCAGTGCACCGACTCGTGCACGTACACGCCGCTCGACGCGTGCCGCGGCACGGTGCCGGTCGACGTCATGGTGCTGCTCGACGTGACCGGCTCGCACGCGACCTACGTGCGCGACAACGTCGCGAACTTCGGCACGCGCCTCGTCGCGCCGCTGCTCGCGATCGACGACGTCGCGGTGGGCGTCGCGTGGTACGCGGACTTCCCGATCGATCCGTTCGGCGTCACCGGGGATCGTCCCTTCGAAGGCGGTGTGCAGCCGACGCGCACGCGCGCCGAGATCGACGCGGCGTTCGCCGCGGCCCCGCAGCGCAACGGCAACGACCTGCCGGAGAGCGCCGTGGAGGCGCTCTCGATCCTCGCGGGCGGCACCCCGCCCGCGTCGGCGATCCCCCTCGCGTGCTCGACCGGCCGCACCGCCGGAGGCTGTTGGCGCAGCGGCGTGCGTCGCGTGATCGTCGTCTACACCGACGCCTCGAGCCACAACGGACCGAGCCCCACGTCGACCGCGCTGCACTCGCCCTACACCACGATCCCGACGGCGGCGACGTGGCCCGCGGTGCGCTCGCGGCTCATGACGGACGGCACCTTGCTGCTGGTCCTCTACCGCTCGAACAGCGACGGCGACGCGCCCGGGCAGTACGACGAGATGCTGCGGGATCTCGGGCAGCCCGCGTCGGATCGCATCGCCGCGGACACCCTCACCACGGCCCTCGACGCGGTGGTCGCGCGGGTGCGGTCGATCGCGATGCCCTGA
- a CDS encoding DUF4388 domain-containing protein — protein MAEPNDLVIVEADGSVRVPGRGADRRLRDRAGRYRLVVDATGLIVLRAEKSDGAAQPRVLMAGEIVSRTSILELVNIIASASWRGDMHIFGPDAHRVLSIDQAALKSATSTHPDDRLGQVLYRNGILSKQQLDEILAEVDPERRFGQIVVDKGSISQEQLFEQLQKQVEQIFFASLLIREGHYVFVQPDEGAEAPVHPVHLPVQALLMEGVQRIDEMALFRERIPHDELVPEVQPRVSVHSLEETAQTVLAWADGNRTIEDIARETGLGQFMTVKALYGLLQQNLVVLRPKKSVDSTAVRKVVSQFNDVLRDIFMAVATYGGVDQTRSTLEAWIVGSGYGPIFGEHVEEDGSIDPAVVARALADIKVDNPMEGLHQALHELAAFALFAATTSLPRDQELMLSRDVTTRLKRIRM, from the coding sequence GTGGCGGAGCCCAACGATCTCGTGATCGTCGAGGCCGATGGCTCGGTGCGCGTCCCCGGGCGCGGTGCGGATCGGCGGTTGCGTGACCGCGCCGGACGTTATCGGCTGGTGGTCGACGCGACGGGGCTGATCGTCCTTCGCGCCGAGAAGAGCGACGGTGCAGCGCAGCCGCGCGTGCTGATGGCGGGCGAGATCGTGTCGCGCACGTCGATCCTCGAGCTCGTGAACATCATCGCGAGCGCGAGCTGGCGCGGCGACATGCACATCTTCGGTCCCGACGCGCACCGCGTGCTCTCGATCGATCAGGCCGCGCTCAAGAGCGCGACGAGCACGCACCCCGACGATCGCCTCGGGCAGGTGCTCTATCGCAACGGGATCCTGAGCAAGCAGCAGCTCGACGAGATCCTCGCGGAGGTCGATCCCGAGCGTCGCTTCGGGCAGATCGTCGTCGACAAGGGCTCGATCTCGCAGGAGCAGCTCTTCGAGCAGCTGCAGAAGCAGGTCGAGCAGATCTTCTTCGCGTCGCTCCTGATCCGCGAAGGGCACTACGTGTTCGTGCAGCCCGACGAGGGCGCGGAGGCGCCGGTGCACCCGGTGCACCTTCCGGTGCAGGCGCTGCTCATGGAGGGCGTGCAGCGCATCGACGAGATGGCGCTCTTCCGCGAGCGCATCCCGCACGACGAGCTCGTGCCCGAGGTGCAGCCGCGCGTGAGCGTGCACTCGCTCGAGGAGACCGCGCAGACCGTGCTCGCATGGGCCGACGGGAACCGCACGATCGAGGACATCGCGCGCGAGACCGGGCTCGGGCAGTTCATGACGGTGAAGGCCCTCTACGGGCTCCTGCAGCAGAACCTCGTCGTGCTGCGGCCGAAGAAGTCGGTCGACTCCACCGCGGTGCGCAAGGTCGTGTCGCAGTTCAACGACGTGCTCCGCGACATCTTCATGGCGGTCGCGACGTACGGCGGGGTGGATCAGACGCGCAGCACGCTCGAGGCGTGGATCGTCGGCAGCGGCTACGGGCCGATCTTCGGCGAGCACGTCGAGGAGGACGGCAGCATCGATCCGGCCGTGGTCGCGCGCGCGCTCGCCGACATCAAGGTGGACAACCCGATGGAGGGGCTCCACCAGGCGCTGCACGAGCTCGCCGCGTTCGCGCTCTTCGCGGCGACCACCTCGCTGCCGCGCGATCAGGAGCTGATGCTCTCGCGCGACGTCACGACGCGGCTCAAGCGCATCCGGATGTGA
- a CDS encoding YihY/virulence factor BrkB family protein: protein MPEDRRSWLTGAPLPAPLERGAAYLSRALFEVDETTLSPPRRALVLVLRLVWLTTRGFFRERLQIRAASLAFATILAIVPAAALAFAIADVLGATDLLIHDTLEPFLGETLGDADDPTLPQGVRGLRSTLDGLFVLVRSTHVAGLGIAGLVVLVWALVRVLLGVEEAFEHVFQHRGPPRPFLRRVRAMIVVAITAPIGLTYAMTSAVLSHQTLASRVVVHVIPFPFVREVLLSVLPPLAVMLALFVLYLELPDASVRRGSALLGAALAAIGWYGIQLAHIRFQVGLARYNAIYSGFGALPILLFSIQVSWVIVLLGAQVVAAHQDAPTLRQLARGTLRDHAERQALAVRAVIALAQRGAGARSGGVALRVLAGELGVGIRPLRGVLDELAAHGLVRTSVERTDRRYALVPDPATLRASTVLDALERAPGTPDLPWEDGDAPIHALLVARRAAASTSSADRTISELAETNVSDTRA from the coding sequence ATGCCCGAAGACCGGCGGTCATGGCTCACGGGAGCCCCGCTGCCCGCGCCGCTCGAGCGCGGCGCCGCGTACCTGAGCCGCGCGCTCTTCGAGGTCGACGAGACCACGCTCTCCCCACCGCGCCGCGCGCTCGTCCTCGTGCTGCGCCTCGTGTGGCTCACGACGCGCGGCTTCTTCCGCGAGCGCCTCCAGATCCGCGCCGCCTCGCTCGCGTTCGCGACCATCCTCGCGATCGTCCCCGCCGCGGCGCTCGCGTTCGCGATCGCCGACGTCCTCGGCGCGACCGATCTCCTGATCCACGACACGCTCGAGCCCTTCCTCGGCGAGACGCTCGGCGACGCCGACGATCCCACGCTCCCCCAGGGCGTGCGCGGCCTGCGCTCCACGCTCGACGGGCTCTTCGTGCTCGTGCGATCGACGCACGTCGCGGGCCTCGGGATCGCCGGTCTCGTGGTGCTCGTGTGGGCCCTCGTGCGCGTGCTGCTCGGCGTCGAAGAAGCGTTCGAGCACGTGTTCCAGCACCGCGGCCCGCCGCGTCCGTTCCTCCGCCGCGTGCGCGCGATGATCGTCGTCGCGATCACCGCGCCCATCGGGCTCACCTACGCGATGACGAGCGCGGTGCTCTCGCACCAGACCCTCGCGAGCCGCGTCGTGGTGCACGTGATCCCGTTCCCGTTCGTGCGCGAGGTCTTGCTCTCCGTGCTCCCACCGCTCGCGGTGATGCTCGCGCTCTTCGTGCTGTACCTCGAGCTCCCCGACGCCTCGGTGCGACGTGGCTCCGCGCTGCTCGGCGCCGCGCTCGCCGCGATCGGCTGGTACGGCATCCAGCTCGCGCACATCCGCTTCCAGGTCGGCCTCGCGCGCTACAACGCGATCTACTCCGGGTTCGGCGCGCTCCCGATCCTGCTCTTCTCGATCCAGGTGTCGTGGGTGATCGTCCTGCTCGGCGCGCAGGTCGTCGCCGCGCACCAGGACGCGCCGACGTTGCGGCAGCTCGCGCGCGGCACGCTGCGCGATCACGCGGAGCGACAAGCGCTCGCGGTGCGCGCCGTGATCGCCCTCGCCCAGCGCGGCGCCGGTGCGCGCAGCGGAGGCGTCGCGCTCCGTGTGCTCGCGGGCGAGCTCGGCGTCGGCATCCGACCGCTGCGCGGGGTGCTCGACGAGCTCGCCGCGCACGGCCTCGTGCGCACGAGCGTGGAGCGCACCGATCGTCGCTACGCGCTCGTGCCGGATCCCGCGACGCTGCGCGCATCGACGGTCCTCGACGCGCTCGAGCGCGCGCCCGGCACGCCCGATCTGCCGTGGGAGGACGGCGACGCGCCCATCCACGCGCTGCTCGTCGCGCGCCGCGCGGCTGCGTCGACCTCGAGCGCCGATCGCACGATCTCCGAGCTCGCCGAGACGAACGTGAGCGACACGCGCGCCTGA
- a CDS encoding response regulator gives MTRVLVVDDFADARDLLSGHLAARGFETEEAVDGEDAVARAAERPPDVILMDIGMPKMDGIEATLRIKANPRTAHVPVIAVTGQAHDGLEVVPPCDAVLAKPVDPVRVEAEVRRVLAEKSSPATALSAARAAKSSKKRERESRERKRSVVWLIAGPERVRSAIAMLIERAGLDVRAFGSAMDALDDASDPDAVVIDLEQEDAVELALAMRSRPELEELVLIALEPEDGAPDEVRPLFDARVGKNDEVVKLPKLLQKALKERDAIRGPAAEVTVEVGQAIHARGRAEPLGTVLDVRRELLVIDVPGAGAFVVPATAVSSIEHGRIEVEPDALDDDLREAIGANRE, from the coding sequence ATGACCCGAGTCCTCGTCGTCGACGACTTCGCGGATGCCCGCGACCTCCTCTCCGGCCACCTCGCCGCGCGCGGCTTCGAGACCGAGGAAGCGGTCGACGGAGAAGACGCCGTCGCGCGCGCGGCCGAGCGCCCGCCCGACGTGATCCTGATGGACATCGGGATGCCGAAGATGGACGGCATCGAGGCGACGCTGCGCATCAAGGCGAATCCGCGCACCGCGCACGTGCCGGTGATCGCGGTGACCGGTCAGGCGCACGACGGGCTCGAGGTCGTCCCGCCGTGCGACGCGGTGCTCGCGAAGCCGGTCGACCCGGTGCGCGTCGAGGCCGAGGTGCGTCGCGTGCTCGCGGAGAAGAGCTCGCCCGCGACCGCGCTGAGCGCGGCGCGCGCGGCGAAGAGCTCGAAGAAGCGCGAGCGCGAGAGCCGAGAGCGCAAGCGCTCGGTGGTGTGGCTCATCGCGGGCCCGGAGCGCGTGCGCAGCGCGATCGCGATGCTGATCGAGCGCGCGGGCCTGGACGTGCGCGCGTTCGGATCGGCGATGGACGCGCTCGACGATGCGAGCGATCCCGACGCGGTGGTGATCGATCTCGAGCAAGAGGACGCGGTCGAGCTCGCGCTCGCGATGCGCAGCCGGCCCGAGCTCGAGGAGCTCGTGCTGATCGCGCTCGAGCCGGAGGACGGCGCGCCCGACGAGGTGCGCCCGCTCTTCGACGCGCGGGTCGGGAAGAACGACGAGGTCGTGAAGCTCCCGAAGCTGCTCCAGAAGGCGCTGAAGGAGCGCGACGCCATCCGCGGCCCGGCCGCGGAGGTCACGGTCGAGGTCGGTCAGGCGATCCACGCGCGCGGTCGCGCCGAGCCGCTCGGCACGGTGCTCGACGTGCGACGCGAGCTGCTCGTGATCGACGTGCCGGGCGCGGGCGCGTTCGTGGTGCCCGCGACGGCGGTGAGCTCGATCGAGCACGGCCGCATCGAGGTCGAGCCCGACGCGCTCGACGACGATCTGCGCGAGGCGATCGGCGCGAATCGCGAGTGA
- a CDS encoding putative DNA modification/repair radical SAM protein: protein METRRKLAILADAAKYDASCASSGASGTREGKVGGVAPSGICHSRTPDGRCVSLLRVLLTNHCIWDCRYCVNRASSDVPRATFEIDEVVALTLDFHRRNLVEGLFLSSGVLKSADHTMERMVEVARRLREDHGFRGYVHLKVVPGASEALLLRAGAYADRVSCNVELPTEGDLAKLAPEKRHDVIETAMSTVRDHVDAAKDDARAPAFAPAGQSTQMIVGATPAPDRAVLVTADRLYREQRLRRVYYTAYSPIPHPDARLPSRAAPRMREHRLYQADWLLRFYGFALDEIVPPEQADLELAIDPKLAWALRHREVFPIDVNVAPRELLLRVPGLGRRVVDRMIGARRHRTLRWEDLGALKVPARARPFVRTAEGADVASRWLDRVDLRARIAKDEPEQLSLFEGRA, encoded by the coding sequence GTGGAGACTCGTCGGAAGCTCGCGATCCTCGCCGACGCCGCGAAGTACGACGCGTCGTGTGCGAGCAGCGGCGCGAGCGGGACGCGCGAAGGGAAGGTCGGGGGCGTCGCGCCGAGCGGCATCTGTCACTCGCGCACGCCCGACGGACGCTGCGTCTCGCTGCTGCGCGTCCTGCTGACGAACCACTGCATCTGGGACTGTCGCTACTGCGTGAACCGCGCGTCGAGCGACGTGCCGCGCGCGACGTTCGAGATCGACGAGGTGGTCGCGCTGACGCTCGACTTCCATCGCCGCAACCTCGTCGAGGGGCTCTTCCTCTCGAGCGGCGTGCTGAAGAGCGCGGACCACACGATGGAGCGCATGGTCGAGGTCGCGCGGAGGCTGCGCGAGGACCACGGCTTCCGCGGGTACGTGCACCTAAAGGTCGTGCCCGGCGCGTCGGAGGCGCTCCTGCTGCGCGCGGGCGCGTACGCGGATCGCGTGAGCTGCAACGTCGAGCTGCCGACCGAGGGCGACCTCGCGAAGCTCGCGCCCGAGAAGCGACACGACGTGATCGAGACCGCGATGTCGACGGTGCGCGATCACGTCGACGCGGCGAAGGACGACGCGCGCGCGCCCGCGTTCGCGCCGGCCGGACAGAGCACGCAGATGATCGTGGGCGCGACGCCCGCGCCGGATCGCGCGGTGCTGGTGACGGCGGATCGGCTCTATCGCGAGCAGCGCCTCCGGCGCGTCTACTACACGGCGTACAGCCCGATCCCGCACCCCGACGCGCGCTTGCCCTCGCGCGCGGCGCCGCGGATGCGCGAGCACCGGCTCTACCAAGCGGACTGGCTGCTGCGCTTCTACGGGTTCGCGCTCGACGAGATCGTGCCTCCGGAGCAGGCGGATCTCGAGCTCGCGATCGATCCCAAGCTCGCGTGGGCGCTGCGTCATCGGGAGGTGTTCCCGATCGACGTGAACGTCGCGCCGCGCGAGTTGCTGCTGCGCGTGCCGGGGCTCGGTCGGCGCGTCGTCGATCGGATGATCGGCGCGCGGCGGCATCGCACGTTGCGATGGGAGGATCTCGGCGCGCTGAAGGTGCCCGCGAGGGCGCGTCCGTTCGTGCGCACGGCGGAGGGCGCGGACGTCGCGTCGCGCTGGCTCGATCGTGTCGATCTGCGCGCGCGGATCGCGAAGGACGAGCCCGAGCAGCTCTCGCTCTTCGAGGGGCGCGCGTGA
- a CDS encoding sodium-translocating pyrophosphatase produces the protein MSSRLSSLLARVAAAAAALAAFAAPSLALAQETGHAAGGEANLRLPDFSTVTMLGIDGRTLLMSGLAVCALGLAFGFVIFNQLKAMPVHKTMLDISELIYETCKTYLITQGRFIMILFAFIGAIMVVYYGVFAFAHLPAGERWMRVGMILVFALIGVAGSYGVAWYGIRVNTFANSRTAFASLQGKGHPVYAIPLKAGMSIGMMLISVELMMMLLILVFVPGEFAGPCFVGFAIGESLGASALRIAGGIFTKIADIGSDLMKIVFKIKEDDARNPGVIADCTGDNAGDSVGPSADGFETYGVTGVALISFILLVLTSPEAAEAQKMLLVWLFMIRVVMVVASAASYLVNEAIAKSRYGNLGKFNFEHPLTVLVWLTSIVSILATFGVSAALIPELGGASSAWWKLSVIVSCGTLAGAIIPELIKVFTSVESGHVREVVTASKEGGASLNVLAGLTAGNFSAYWMGIVFVVLMGVAYGVTMMDAGTSEALGAIIRFQTEGGWVDVSPIFAFGLVAFGFLGMGPVTIAVDSYGPVTDNAQSVYELSLIENVPNVKEEIKKDFKFDANFEVAKELLEENDGAGNTFKATAKPVLIGTAVVGATTMIFSIIVLLTGLRPELLTHLSLMHPPFLLGMLAGGSVIFWFTGASTQAVSTGAYRAVEFIKANIKLEGVEKASIEDSKKVVEICTVYAQKGMFNIFLTVFFSTLAFAFLESYFFIGYLVAIALFGLFQALFLANAGGAWDNAKKVVETELKAKGTDLHAACVVGDTVGDPFKDTSSVAMNPVIKFTTLFGLLAVELAEILQGSVDNGATMRVVIAAVLFAISAFFVYRSFYGMRIAALEGESHAKTAAAPAE, from the coding sequence ATGTCCAGCCGTCTGTCCTCGCTTCTTGCTCGCGTGGCAGCCGCCGCTGCCGCGCTCGCGGCGTTCGCGGCGCCAAGCCTCGCGCTCGCTCAGGAGACCGGCCACGCCGCAGGCGGCGAGGCCAACCTCCGCCTGCCCGACTTCTCGACCGTGACGATGCTCGGCATCGACGGCCGCACGCTCTTGATGAGCGGCCTCGCGGTGTGCGCGCTCGGTCTCGCGTTCGGCTTCGTGATCTTCAACCAGCTGAAGGCGATGCCGGTCCACAAGACCATGCTCGACATCAGCGAGCTGATCTACGAGACGTGCAAGACGTACCTGATCACCCAGGGCCGCTTCATCATGATCCTGTTCGCCTTCATCGGGGCGATCATGGTCGTGTACTACGGCGTGTTCGCGTTCGCGCACCTGCCCGCGGGCGAGCGCTGGATGCGCGTCGGGATGATCCTCGTGTTCGCGCTGATCGGCGTGGCCGGCAGCTACGGCGTCGCGTGGTACGGCATCCGCGTCAACACGTTCGCGAACTCGCGCACCGCGTTCGCGTCGCTCCAGGGCAAGGGACACCCGGTCTACGCGATCCCGCTCAAGGCCGGCATGAGCATCGGCATGATGCTCATCTCGGTCGAGCTGATGATGATGCTCCTCATCCTGGTCTTCGTGCCGGGTGAGTTCGCGGGCCCGTGCTTCGTCGGCTTCGCGATCGGCGAGTCGCTCGGCGCGTCGGCGCTGCGCATCGCGGGCGGCATCTTCACGAAGATCGCCGACATCGGCTCGGACCTCATGAAGATCGTCTTCAAGATCAAGGAAGACGACGCGCGCAACCCCGGCGTCATCGCGGACTGCACGGGCGACAACGCGGGTGACTCGGTCGGTCCCAGCGCCGACGGTTTCGAGACCTACGGCGTGACCGGCGTCGCGCTCATCTCGTTCATCCTCCTCGTGCTCACGAGCCCGGAGGCCGCCGAGGCGCAGAAGATGCTGCTCGTGTGGCTCTTCATGATCCGCGTCGTGATGGTCGTGGCGAGCGCCGCCTCGTACCTCGTGAACGAGGCGATCGCGAAGAGCCGCTACGGCAACCTCGGCAAGTTCAATTTCGAGCACCCGCTCACGGTGCTCGTGTGGCTCACGTCGATCGTGTCGATCCTCGCGACGTTCGGCGTCAGCGCGGCGCTGATCCCCGAGCTCGGCGGCGCGTCGAGCGCGTGGTGGAAGCTCTCGGTGATCGTCAGCTGCGGCACGCTCGCGGGCGCGATCATCCCCGAGCTCATCAAGGTCTTCACGTCGGTCGAGTCGGGCCACGTGCGCGAGGTCGTGACCGCGTCGAAGGAAGGCGGCGCGTCGCTGAACGTCCTCGCCGGCCTCACCGCGGGCAACTTCAGCGCGTACTGGATGGGCATCGTGTTCGTCGTGCTGATGGGCGTCGCCTACGGCGTGACGATGATGGACGCCGGCACGAGCGAGGCGCTCGGCGCGATCATCCGCTTCCAGACCGAGGGCGGCTGGGTCGACGTCTCGCCGATCTTCGCGTTCGGCCTCGTCGCGTTCGGCTTCCTGGGCATGGGCCCGGTGACGATCGCGGTCGACAGCTACGGCCCGGTCACGGACAACGCGCAGTCGGTATACGAGCTCTCGCTCATCGAGAACGTCCCGAACGTCAAGGAAGAGATCAAGAAGGACTTCAAGTTCGACGCGAACTTCGAGGTCGCGAAGGAGCTCCTCGAGGAGAACGACGGCGCGGGCAACACGTTCAAGGCGACCGCGAAGCCGGTGCTCATCGGCACCGCGGTGGTCGGCGCGACGACGATGATCTTCTCGATCATCGTGCTGCTCACGGGCCTGCGCCCCGAGCTGCTCACCCACCTCTCGCTGATGCACCCGCCCTTCCTGCTCGGCATGCTCGCGGGCGGCTCGGTGATCTTCTGGTTCACCGGCGCGTCGACGCAGGCGGTCTCGACGGGCGCGTACCGCGCGGTCGAGTTCATCAAGGCGAACATCAAGCTCGAGGGCGTCGAGAAGGCGTCGATCGAGGACTCGAAGAAGGTCGTCGAGATCTGCACGGTCTACGCGCAGAAGGGGATGTTCAACATCTTCCTCACGGTCTTCTTCTCGACGCTCGCGTTCGCGTTCCTCGAGTCGTACTTCTTCATCGGGTACCTCGTCGCGATCGCGCTGTTCGGTCTGTTCCAGGCGCTCTTCCTCGCGAACGCGGGTGGCGCGTGGGACAACGCGAAGAAGGTCGTCGAGACCGAGCTCAAGGCGAAGGGCACGGACCTCCACGCGGCGTGCGTCGTCGGCGACACCGTGGGTGATCCCTTCAAGGACACCTCGTCGGTCGCGATGAACCCGGTGATCAAGTTCACCACGCTGTTCGGCCTGCTCGCGGTCGAGCTCGCGGAGATCCTCCAGGGCAGCGTCGACAACGGCGCGACGATGCGCGTGGTGATCGCGGCGGTGCTCTTCGCGATCAGCGCGTTCTTCGTCTACCGCTCGTTCTACGGCATGCGCATCGCAGCGCTCGAGGGCGAGAGCCACGCGAAGACCGCGGCCGCGCCGGCCGAGTGA
- the grxD gene encoding Grx4 family monothiol glutaredoxin has translation MDDQLRQRIEEILGSHKIVLFMKGTKSFPQCGFSATVVEVLKRVNADFHTVNILQDADLRQGMKDYASWPTFPQLYVDGRFVGGCDIVRDMYEGGELQPIVDKALGRA, from the coding sequence ATGGACGATCAGCTCCGCCAGCGCATCGAGGAGATCCTGGGCTCGCACAAGATCGTGCTCTTCATGAAGGGCACGAAGAGCTTCCCGCAGTGCGGGTTCTCGGCGACGGTCGTCGAGGTGCTCAAGCGGGTGAACGCCGACTTCCACACGGTGAACATCCTGCAGGACGCGGATCTGCGTCAGGGCATGAAGGACTACGCGAGCTGGCCGACGTTCCCGCAGCTCTACGTGGACGGTCGCTTCGTCGGCGGCTGCGACATCGTCCGCGACATGTACGAGGGCGGCGAGCTGCAGCCGATCGTCGACAAGGCGCTCGGTCGCGCCTGA